Proteins from one Nitrospirota bacterium genomic window:
- a CDS encoding nucleotidyltransferase → MMFYEELFEKLNNSNVDYVVVGGVALVLHGVIRLTADLDLMVHLEEKNLIKFVTIMNELGYKPKIPVKAEEFISTKKREIWVNEKNMKVFSFFHPQMPINLVDIFVEEPVDYSQIKAEAVRIMSGSIPIPVVSVKNLIKLKEISGRPQDIADIAALKEIGKSGQR, encoded by the coding sequence ATGATGTTTTACGAGGAGTTATTTGAAAAACTGAACAACAGCAACGTTGATTATGTAGTTGTCGGCGGTGTCGCCCTTGTCCTTCATGGTGTCATCAGGTTGACGGCAGACCTTGATCTTATGGTTCATCTGGAAGAGAAGAATCTGATCAAGTTTGTTACTATCATGAATGAGCTTGGTTACAAACCCAAAATACCTGTTAAGGCAGAAGAGTTTATTAGTACTAAAAAAAGGGAAATATGGGTAAACGAAAAAAACATGAAGGTCTTCAGCTTTTTTCATCCGCAGATGCCAATCAATCTGGTTGACATATTTGTTGAAGAACCGGTGGACTATAGCCAGATAAAAGCTGAAGCTGTCAGAATAATGTCCGGTAGTATCCCCATACCCGTGGTCTCTGTAAAAAATCTAATCAAACTAAAAGAGATTTCCGGTAGACCTCAGGATATTGCCGACATTGCAGCACTCAAAGAGATTGGAAAAAGTGGACAAAGATAA